The Pieris rapae chromosome 13, ilPieRapa1.1, whole genome shotgun sequence genomic sequence CTGTTGACTGGTGCTTTGTAAAAGGACCTACAAAGGGGCATAAAAAACGACGATAGTTGTAATTCTAAACAGGCTTGAGCAATTGAGTGGACTTACTTGAACAAATAGAAGTTGTCtttgctaaaaataaattatatctgtCTCAAGTTTATTTTGTGATGGCGGTTATGGATTGattttaaactaaagtaaaaatttacactttttattttttttctaatatcatCAACCCATAATTTGCTAGAAAAAGTACATCTTTTTCTCCACTAAGAAtttcagtatttataataagtccACAATAATTTTATCCAATGATCAACTAACAAGTGAATGCATTGTAGTACACTCTTGATATTAATTTcagaataacaaaacattcacTTGCACAGTgcagtaatatatatattaagatctTTTCTAATACCAGTGTTTTATTTGGATATTCATACCTCCCTAAAAATTGCATTATATGAGGAAACATATAATGCCCTGCATTATAGGTGTAATTTGCTGTGAAGTGACAGAGCaacattattaagaaattaaaacatattaaggtGCTATCTATAACAGGccaacattttcttttcttataaGCTATTTCTATACAGCTCTTTGTATATCGTTAAATTGATAATGTACAATATATTGACATACCTACATCATTTTAACTCATCAGCTCTAGTTTATCCACtaccataatttattttttttcgctTTGGGCGTTAATAGTCATAAGGTATTACATAGGTACATTAAGTACGTATAGATGTTGTATTAACGATCCTAATACTTTATGTTATGGTTGTGGTCAATACATACTGAAAGATCAGCGGAAATCGATTAAAACACTGAATCGTTTGCTACGTCAAGAGGAGGAATGCAAAGACTATTCAAAGGTCTTTAAAGTTTGGAATGCCTATAAAGATTgttactataatattacaaatataagtaGTGGgcatcaacaaaaaaaatgccATAAATGGAAATAAGGTGACTGGGGTGAAGAATGAACGGTTTTTTGAAGAGATGAGCAGAGTTGTGTTTAAACCTCTCGTAGAACAATACATACTATTACTAACCTGCATACCTACTACATATTAACCTGTACTAATTTATGGCTTTGATTAGTAACAAGCAATAACTATAAGTAGTTTTctatcatataaataacatacctACTGTTAAATCTGTTCCAAAGCAGGAAGaaatggtaaataaaaaaataaagacgaCTGTAAAATAGGGTAAAGCTGAACGTGGAaagattgtattttttctaaaatcgTCATATTAATGTGAGATGTAGTCAATAGTTCCAAGATCCTAGCTTTTAGGTCTCAAAGCTTCAAATCATTGAAAACCTCACATCCTACTTATGtgtaaaaatacctttatttaacaaagatacagctaattgtttatatattagatttagttttttaagctATTCACGTTACGATTATCGGACGTAGTTACGAGGCATTATTactgaataaaacaattgcaattattaaataattaggtaTTATTACGGGATATAccttctataataaaatattttttagttattcgGGTTTCGTGAATGgcttaaaatctataaattagtACAGGTTAATATTGTTCTACGAGAGGTTCAAACACAActctgttaatttaaaaaaaaaccattcaATCTTGCGCCTACCCACCTTAAAGGAACGCTTGgtttcaagtaaaaaaattcCAAACAAAAACTGGTGTAAATACTAAAAGCAGGATTCTTTGATGGACCTCAAATaggtaaattaatgaaatataaatttgacacTTCTATGATATGGAACGGCTTGCGTGgaaattttttgttgtataaaattttctctAAAATCATTAGGCTaacaactatttaaaattagtagaAGATATGCTAGTATGATTAAACGATTCACGCTGCAATATGAGTATAAAATTACACTATCTCAACAGTTGACTAGATCAATTCCAACACAATTTAGGAGGATTTTCCatctcaatttaattaaagttaatcaCTCAAGacaattttttgatttttccATATGatgccataaaaataaatatttagtgagaaaaattgttttttttttacttagaaGCCAGAGtggatagaaaaaaaaccagGTATTTTTGACATCGTCAAGTAAGACATGGTTAAAATCAAGTCTAAAATCCTTGGTAACAAAATGGTTGTAGGCCAgtgtaattgatattttaataatataataaataaaaaatattattactgtatTCATGATTGATCTATTTTAGTAGATAGAAATGAAATAGATTTATACAACAGCTCCATTTCAGATAAATGtgctttgaaataattatttcaataattttgttcTCATAGTCTTTAACAGGGAAATCCTGCACAgcacatgtaaataaaacaaatattagatCTTAACATATATTCAAGCTATAGAGCTAGCATTAGATGCAATACGGGGCCACAGATCTGCACACTCCTTTGCAACAGGACCAGTAATAGCAGAACCCTTCATTTCACCTTTGTTGTTAACTATAACACCTGCATTGtcttcaaaataaatgaacacCCCATCACGCCTTCTGAATGGTTTCCGCTGCCGGATCACTACTGCTGGCATTACCTAAAACAagtctttgttttaatatattgctcAAATCAAATaccatttattcatgtaggtaacacaatgtacacctatgaacatcaaaaaaaaaatacaactacAAATGAATACTGGAGAAATCACATGTGTTTCAAATATAAGTGCCAGTCAAGGTGAATATCATCATACTTTAGATAGCTCTTATGGAATAAGCAAAATTATTGGTATATCATCTAATTACACTATTTTGTGTTTAAGTAATTAGCTTATTCCAAATATTTCCAAttacactaaatataaattatgttattgatTCAATTAAGttcagaaataatattaataaaatttgtcacCTTTTTCCTTAGTTCTGGTTTACCCTTCTTGACTGTGGCTACAATCATGTCACCTGAACCAGCAGCTGGTAATCTGTTAAGTCGTCCTTTGATACCTTGGACAGCAATGACATACAAGTTCTTTGCTCCTGAAAGAGTGAATAAGGACtacatcattatttaattcaataaacacaaaatctTCGATCTAACGTAGATAAATTTCACAcgattataatttactttaacataataaaaaaacaagggGCTTCAATCATTCCACAACATCTTAcacatgtatattataaaaatgtgcgTTAAAGTTAAGTATTGGAACTTCAGACACAGCCAAGGATAGCATCATTATAAATCAAGACACATTAGTGTGTATATTAATCATCATTAGTTCCAAGCAACTCGTTTTTGAGGTTATGACaagattaaaacaaaatactaccTGTGTTGTCTGCACAATTAATAACAGCACCCACTGGGAGACCCAGTGAGATGCGGAATTTCGCTCCCGCGGAACCTCCACGtccttaaaaagaaaacacataATTTACACCTTTCACGAAAATCATAACACATGATAGCATTaactatataaacataaaataatcatgCAATCACATTTGATACACTAGTAGCATTCGTTTGTATGCTTgtattacacattttaaataaatttcactaAGATTTAATaggattttgttattttcacgAACCTCTCTTAGACATTTTGTTGTGTCAATTTACAAAGAGGAAACTAAAAGAATGTCATATTGGATGTTATTATGGGATGTCAGTTTGACATTGCGTTCAGAAACCTTAttgttgtcaattgtcaatcaactatattttatgaatttgaagttagaaatttgtattaatgtattcataaaattatttaaagaaacgggttttttaataagaaaactaCACGATATtttcttagaaataataaattcaattccCAAAATAATGGTTTTTATATGATGGAGATTCGGAGAGAAACCAATCCAGTATCCACGCTTGTAATCTGTAACTTTCCTCCATGCTCCGACGTTTTCCATGCATATTGCATACGCCAGTTTGAATAACTTTAGCCGAACGCCGAACAAACACTCATTATTAGAACCGGGATTGCTTTgtattgattatatatattatatattgattgGTATCTAAAATTTACTGAATTTACCATCTGAAATCCACACAGGCCCGATGCCCTATGCATTCTTAATTCTAATTATGTGACATGTCGCCggattagatttaaaaaaattaaagggcATCCCTATTTAAAAAACGGCTTGACGATTAACGCTCCTGTGTACACGATTTGACAATCTCAAAACGTGACAAACAGTTTTGAAAATTCACGATACCACTAACCACAGTATGGAAAAATATCATACAGCGTAAGCGTATAACGGaaagttatttaatcaaaatttgttggtcattttaactattttggTTTGAAAGCGCTTTGAATccgaattaaattgtttttgacgTAGTATCGCAGTTCAGTtgatatcatttaaattagttcTACATTAAGTATGTCTTTTATGGGAGATACATTATCACCAGCTCCTCTTTGGCATAATGGTCCAACTCCAGGAgcattttacaattttcctGCAAATTCATCCAATTTGGGGCCTGCCTCCCGTCCACTACAAGATTTCCGGGCTcagtaagtttaaattattctttcaaccattttgattttaataaaggtagtttttaatatatgtatcgAACATTAACCTTAACTTGGTCCTAAttcattatttgtatgttttagttttgtaaaatatatataatgccttatattttttatgtatgttaagaCTACATGCTTAGGGTATCtgcttataataaatgtaaatttaaataggctTAAACATTTCTAATGATTAACTTTATGTGAACACTTTCAGCTCTGCAAGTCCAATAACTACAACAACATCTGTTATAGCTGTTCAGTTTGATAAAGGCTGTGTAATTGCAGCAGACACACTTGGTTCATATGGCTCTTTAGCTAGGTTCAGAGACTGTCCCCGTGTAATGAAAGTCAATGATCTTATAATGCTTGGATCTGGAGGTGATTATGCTGACTTTCAGTACTTGAGGGATATTATTGAACAGAAAATGTAAGTTTCAAAAGATATTACTACAccacatattattaataaattgaagaggtattgttttagataaactataagttttaaaattgaaataaactaGATTTGATATTTGGTGTTTGCTAATTAAAAGCTGAGTTTATAGAAGTGTTCTTATAGATCTTAGAGACATTTTGGATGTATGTGTTAAAATACAGCTTACAATAGTCTGAAGTCTAAGTAAGTTATTTGGGTTTCAAAGGTTCTTTGTTGGTATTTTTCAGTATCGATGAACAGTGTCTTGGAGATGGCCTGAACTTAAAACCGCGGTCTCTCCACTGCTGGCTAACAAGAGTGCTGTACAACAAGAGGAGCAAGATGGATCCATTGTGGAATAATTATGTTGTTGCTGGCATACAGGTAAATTTAAATGCCTGATGAAATTGTCTGTgctagattatttattatatgttaagcTTCCTCTGATTGTATGGTTATGCCAGAGTGATTATGTTGGATATTATCTATTAAAGGTTTCTCTCACATTTccagtattatttttaggaaAGATGTTCAGCTATGATGAAAAGCTAGATGATTGGAAATTTTGAACTATTTTCTGAATGAACAAAGTCCATTTGGTTGAatgatcaataaaatattgatatgtagaaatattattcatcCATATGTTAGTATTCTTAATGTTATTTCTGAACTTCTTTTTAGGATGGTGAGCCATTCCTTGGTGCAGTGGATAAGCTTGGAACTGCATATGAAGATGCAGCTATTGCCACTGGGCTTGGAGCGTACATGGCAACACCCCTAATAAGGGATGCAACTGAAAAGGGGCCGCTGGATGAAGAGTCAGCCAAGTAAGTTTGCCGTATTGTTCCATCTCCAAGGTTACTTTTGTAGGTTGGCAATTATTATGGCTAGTTTGATTTAGGATGGTGTGCATCTTAACAGTGTTTTAGTGTTTTGTCCAATTCAAATGGGTTTATCACATACACTGATGAtaaccatatatttttgtacatgtACTATCTatcatatttaactaaaaactcATCAAAGATACAATATAAAGTGTGCAGTTAGGGCTGATTGAGTTGATTTGTTAAATAAGGCTCAGATAACTTTCAGATATTAATGGCTACCATGATcagtattacaaaatttttttaaactattttgaaTCCTATAATTGcatattttgtttgtgtatgaaaattttaatactgtatGAGCCTTGTTCTGTCTAACACCAAAATGTAACTTGTAACAATGGCAAACATTTCTTTTCACTACAATTTgtttagattaatttatttaaaataatgttacagGGCTTTGGTGCGCAAATGTATGGAAGTTTTATTCTACCGAGACGCGCGTTCGTTTCCTCGATACCAGCTAGGTGTGGTGACAGCTGCTGGAGTTACCATTGATGATACTGTAGAACTTAAACACGACTGGTCATTGGCACACATGATTAAAATGAAGTAGATACCtgtcaaataaatgtttcttaatacaatttctttatttactatatcaTAAAATGTGGTTATAGTCGCTCGCTCAAGCTACTAGCTCTATCATTTGAGCGTGCTACCCTCAACTTTTCGGTTTTTTGTCAGATTTAATGTTGGTTGTATTTGAAGCAATAATTGCAGTTTTTTATAGCATATTACTGGATtaatcaaaatcaatattaattactctagacacatttgttttttaatttttaaatcttttccataattttatatgtcgGATCCAATTGAAATGCTCAATAATATTGGCTATTAGGTTAACCTACTGCTACAGTAAACAActcaaaattcattttaatatagctcTGTTTCTAAAAGTTGggagagaaaaataaaacacttatttaaactttatttatttataaataattcgttgtaaaaataaaattcatttatggCTagtcataaatagaaataataaatgcaatttatttatgattatttacatattataacaatattaaacttagGTGAGCCTTAATTAGAAATTGGCcgaatttattcttaaacttAATGCTATTATTGTCTACTGTTTGTCTATACCCaaatttacttacattaagaataaataatattaattaattcaagtattataaaaatattttgacgttaacacattttacattattataaattcgttTACACATGCACCATAGACAATTCAGCAATATTTTTGCAAATTATATCGTGTGCAAATAACTAACACTGggaaataatactaaattcTTTTATCTAACATggttaaactattttttgtatacTGTATCCACAAAAGaattatatgtacatagttAGGAATGTTTAGCGTCTTTGTATTTTCGAACCATAGACATTTAAACAAGAAGTATccataattgtaaaattctgaaatagataaaattaatgataataaataacctAAACATTTGATGCATAGATATACGGCAAcgcacttaaaataatttataataaactgtaTGTATACTTTAGCATTGAAAATTAATCCACGATGTGGTATATGTGTCGTTTCAGAACTTAGCGACGGACTAACTCTGCAAAATTCTGCAATAACAAAGCCAGAAAATTCAATTGATATCCTATATGTTTAGTTTCACTGGGCCTCTAATATTAATCAAGaaccaatttatttaatggtaCGCGATGAATAATCGAATTTCAGTTCACACCACATAAAGTCCAACCAAGATAGTCTGCGCAAAAAGATAAACGGCGAGGTTATGCGAATAAATATGTCTTATTTACtgttagttatttaatttattcacaaatatttatatacttattttttaaataatatgtatcaattatttaaacaataatgacGTAATTCTGTACATACAACATATCGAAAGTACTGCCGCGACCTCAAATCCCACGCCGATTTACTTTTTGCACAGACTATGAAAGTAATTTTTCACttctaaaaagtatatataggTGATTTAAAACTGCAATATTTGGTTGATCCAGTCCCGGAACTCTGATATCCGCGTGTAAACTCCGGGTTGGTTTGGCTCCGCACAGCCAATACCCCAAGAAATGATCCCACCAAGAACGAAACGGTTATCCCTGTCCCTTTGTATAACCATCGGTCCTCCACTATCACCtgagtaaaacaaaattttcacataaattaCGCGACCATGTGCATGACCATGCACTCTAACGTGATAAATGTCATTATTAACTTTGGAAGATTAATTGCTTCATTCGACCTttaccaattatttaatctgtgaTACCTTTCATCAacgtagtaataaatataaacttttagttaacctaaatgtttgtataagacgaaaaatatattttgctttgAATTCGCAGGTATCAACCATAAAAACATTCTGAGTTAATAAAACTTGCatctgttataaaaattaaatgaatacattGCCAAACTGATTGCAGTTATTCCACTTCACTtacgaaataaaatttgtctttTAGGGTCAGAATCAAATTCGAAACAAAACAAGTTTGACATTCATATgtcaaatcaaaaattttgGCTCGTTTCGTTTCTATACTTGTTTCTGAATTTGACATAGCCCGGGTCAGGCCAGATTTAAACAGATACATAGAATTAATGCTGTAGCTTATTATTACCTTCACAACTATCAGAGCCTCCATTCTTCCATCCCgcgcaaataaatatattgggAATGTGTTCGTTGTATCCAGCCGCTTGGTACATTGATTCGCACGCGGTGTTGTTGATTATCGGCACTTGTACCTCTTGGAGCACGCTTGGCAGTGGTCCCTCtataacatttcatttaatgaGCGTTagaaatattaagataaaaaaatgattgacGTAAACAGGAGTTTTACAGGGCCgagatttaatattaattcaagtatttttttgaacaGTGCAGCAAACGattctcatccttgaggtcgtaggttcgaaccccggctgtgcactactAGACTTACTATCTATGCGCACTTAACATTCGTTTGAACAGGGAAGGAACCGGCTTGCCGTAAGAACGAAAAGATAAACAGACAAAGAAATGTTTCTATATTGTTCCAACATCCTCGTTCAGGTCAATATTTATAcgattattgattaaaattacacCTTAATGAATCAGGTTTGAAGGTCTTTCTCATACAGACTTACCGTCATACAAGCGACCCCAGCCAGTGACGTACGCGGTCTTTCCAACGTAGTCATCATCATTGTCAGGTACACAAATTGGTAGGATATTTGGTTGGAATGTTACTGGCTCATAAAATCTGTTAAAGAGatgtttttaagatatttaaaatctcaatttactatataacacttctatttttttatgaatgttgtcattaatttcttttagaaTCACTTCCCCTTATGCAACaagaatttcaaaattatttcatttgccTCGTCCGAACCCAAATTATCGCCAAtgcaatacaatttatgtagaaaaatacctaaattttCCACGTTCCAAAGTGTGAGGAAATATTTTAGGAAGCGGGAAGACTGACATAATTTAGAAGTAAGTcgtaataaattcatttttcattaaaatattaagttgttgtttgtttaatgtttaacgtaagattacttataaataaataaatttattgaacttAGTTACTAAATAAGGTGGATTATAACctttataatactattttgtaGGAATTTGTACTCTAGGAGTCAGCTAACATTCTACGTCATCACAATCAAGGTAGATTCCGACTGGTAAGTGAAAACAGCTCAGCAATAAGATATTTAGATCTTCCAGGTGTTACCTTAACAATGCGAGGTCATATTCAAAGGTAGCCGGGTCAAAGTGGGGATGGCTGGCTATGATCTGCACCCGCCTTTCCGCGAAACCGTAGGGTTCGTCTTCAGTTGCCAAATCATGTTCTCCCAGACGCACTAAAAGCTCAGATGGCGGCACGCTGAAAGTGGTGTATAAggttacttataaatatataactactatTGTTATTGTCGTTTGTACGTAATatgttactaataatatattacgtaCAAAcgaattattcataaaaccaaacttattttaattatagctaAAACATACTTCACTTTCTATATCATCGTGTTAAAgttgttaaaaaaagaagttgtttaaacaatttgaatACGTATGAATCAAaacttggtgattaaaaagagtggcggagagtctTGCCAGTTCTACTGCCTTCACAGAAtagcgaactggtagtaaata encodes the following:
- the LOC111004220 gene encoding 60S ribosomal protein L23, with protein sequence MSKRGRGGSAGAKFRISLGLPVGAVINCADNTGAKNLYVIAVQGIKGRLNRLPAAGSGDMIVATVKKGKPELRKKVMPAVVIRQRKPFRRRDGVFIYFEDNAGVIVNNKGEMKGSAITGPVAKECADLWPRIASNASSIA
- the LOC111004233 gene encoding proteasome subunit beta type-4; this encodes MSFMGDTLSPAPLWHNGPTPGAFYNFPANSSNLGPASRPLQDFRAHSASPITTTTSVIAVQFDKGCVIAADTLGSYGSLARFRDCPRVMKVNDLIMLGSGGDYADFQYLRDIIEQKIIDEQCLGDGLNLKPRSLHCWLTRVLYNKRSKMDPLWNNYVVAGIQDGEPFLGAVDKLGTAYEDAAIATGLGAYMATPLIRDATEKGPLDEESAKALVRKCMEVLFYRDARSFPRYQLGVVTAAGVTIDDTVELKHDWSLAHMIKMK